The window CCTCCGGATCTGCCAAACGTTTGCTCCTGCAGTGGCCTTGAGCGACCGTCCCTAGAATGGGAGCGCCTTGGCTACCAGGCAGCGAAGTTCCGTGTCGGAGCGCAACGGCGTGTTTATCTCCGTCGACATGGAGGGAATGGCCGGCATCGTGCACCTGCAACAGGTCATCCGTGGCATGCCGGAATACGAGCGGTCATGCAGATTGATGACGGCGGAGACAAACGCCGCGGTCGCCGGGGCGCGGCGCGCCGGCGCCACCCGCTTTGTGGTCAATGACTCGCATGGTGATATGCGCAATTTCGTCCTCGACGAGCTCGATGAGGGCGTGGACGTCATCAGCGGGGCGGACAAGCCCTACTCGATGGGGGCGGGGCTCGATCCGACGTTCGAGGTCGCCTTTTTCGTCGGCTATCACGCCTCGGTTGGACGCGAGCGCGCCATCATGGATCACACCTACGGCGGTCGCACCGTCTACGCACTGCGCATCAATGGTCGGGCCCAGAGCGAGGCGACCCTCAACGCGGCGCTCGCCGGTACCTTCGGGGTCCGCACCGGCCTGATCACGGGGGATCAGGCCACCATCGAGGAAGCCGCCGTGGAGCTACCCGGCATCGAAGGCGTCGTCGTCAAGGAGGCGCTCGGCCGCCAGGCTGCGCGTTCGCTGCACCCGGCCGAGGCCCGCCGGCGCATCGAGGCCGGTGCCTATCGCGCCTACTCCGAACAGGCCGGGCGGCCCCTCTATCAACCGAAGGGACCTTTCACGCTCGAAATCGACTGGATGAACGCCAACATGGCTGACCTTTGTGTCCAGCTCCCCGAGGTCGAGCGCGCTGGTGGGCGGACGGTCCGTTATCGAACACCCGATTTCCAGACGTGCTATCGGATGCTGCTGGCGCTCCTCGTCATGGCCACGCCCGCGGCCTACCAGTATCCACGCCCATGACGCTGCCCGAGGCGATCGAACAACTGCTGCAGGGGAAAGCGCTCACGCGCGACCAGGCGCGCGACGTCATGGACCAGGTGATGGCGGGCGAAGTGACGACGGGACAGCTCGCCGGCCTGCTGATCGCCATCCGAGCGAAGGGCGAGACGGTCGAGGAGATGACCGGCTTCGTCGACTCGATGCGCGCGCATGCCACGCCACTCGACCTGCCACCCGGGGCGATCGACACATGTGGGACCGGCGGAGACCGCGCCGGGACGTTCAATATCTCGACGGCGGCGGCGCTGGTCGCGGCGGGAGCGGGTATCCCCGTGGCGAAGCACGGAAACCGGGCGGCGTCCAGCCGGTGCGGCAGCGCCGATGTGCTCGAGGCCCTCGGTGTCGACATCACCCTCGACGCCGGCGGCGTGCGGCGATGCATCGACGTCGCGGGCATGGGCTTCTGCTTCGCGCCAACGTTCCATCCAGCGATGCGTCACGCCGGCCCGGCCCGCAAGGAGCTCGGAGTCCGGACCGTCTTCAATGTCCTGGGCCCGCTGGCGAATCCCGGCCGGGTGCGCCGACAGGCCCTGGGCGTTGGCGCCGCCTCACTGGCACCGCTGATGGTCCGCGTGCTGAAGGACCTCGGCCACGAACGGGCCCTGGTGTTCTACGGCGAAGATGGTCTCGACGAGCTGACGACCACCGGCCGCTCACGGGTCTTTCAGTTGAAGGACGGCCAGATCAGCGAGTACGAAC of the Candidatus Dormiibacterota bacterium genome contains:
- a CDS encoding M55 family metallopeptidase, with amino-acid sequence MATRQRSSVSERNGVFISVDMEGMAGIVHLQQVIRGMPEYERSCRLMTAETNAAVAGARRAGATRFVVNDSHGDMRNFVLDELDEGVDVISGADKPYSMGAGLDPTFEVAFFVGYHASVGRERAIMDHTYGGRTVYALRINGRAQSEATLNAALAGTFGVRTGLITGDQATIEEAAVELPGIEGVVVKEALGRQAARSLHPAEARRRIEAGAYRAYSEQAGRPLYQPKGPFTLEIDWMNANMADLCVQLPEVERAGGRTVRYRTPDFQTCYRMLLALLVMATPAAYQYPRP
- the trpD gene encoding anthranilate phosphoribosyltransferase, giving the protein MTLPEAIEQLLQGKALTRDQARDVMDQVMAGEVTTGQLAGLLIAIRAKGETVEEMTGFVDSMRAHATPLDLPPGAIDTCGTGGDRAGTFNISTAAALVAAGAGIPVAKHGNRAASSRCGSADVLEALGVDITLDAGGVRRCIDVAGMGFCFAPTFHPAMRHAGPARKELGVRTVFNVLGPLANPGRVRRQALGVGAASLAPLMVRVLKDLGHERALVFYGEDGLDELTTTGRSRVFQLKDGQISEYELDPADLGLSRSRPEDLRGGTPPENANLLRHVLEGESGPRRDVVLLNAAAAVLASGRADDWPQALTVARESLDSGRARQVLDRLVETSKTTTSSFPSGRG